One Acropora palmata chromosome 2, jaAcrPala1.3, whole genome shotgun sequence genomic window, TACAAAAGCATCcggaagaaatttcaaaagttgcaaggtaggttttgtttcaatttatatttcatcaaattcgtTGGCCAAAACCAAATCAATCAAATGTAGATAACAGAGAAGATGATCGAAAATACTTCTGAAGCTGATATTCTCAATCTCAAGCCTGTTTGAGCCAAATACTGGAGCccttaaaattttcaagtttgcaatttttttttaaacttgcctCGGATGTCTTTAACACCCATGAGCAGAATgtaattttccccaaacagattttataatatttagaAACGTCAATATCTATGTAACCTCTGCTGCTAATTtggttcatgtggaaagaATACTTTCAGagaaattacaaatatggttgtgcttgtttttcctgcttgtcaaaatggctgacaggggACATAATAAAACGACCATTGTCGTCTTGATTATAAGACCCAAAATTctttaatggcaaattttataaactagGAGAGTGGCTCTACCAACTATATAAATCTCATTTGTATTGGTTCTCATGCACCcgagatccagtctcgtttatttttacttcttgagagtgaattttttggtagAAACATCGGCGTCTGGTCGACGTGATCAAGtgcggttaccatggcaacgatacacCTGCCAATCCAAATATGGCTGTTTTTGTTCATCCCcccaggtaacctacctccagacaaaaaatgaataattatataatttttcatttccaactttgcttcactttcccggagaattgctcttaatgaggcaattgttttcaatttaattagATGACGAgtatttcctttttattttcgaTAATAAACTTAATTTCAGTGAGGAAGCGAGACTATGGTTTCTAACTTGGGGAGAGGGGTAGGGAGCTTTGAAAATAGAGAGGAAATAGAGACGAAAGATCAAACCTGAAGATAAGTCGACAAAACTAACATTTCATAAATTGAAAAGCAGGTATATATTGCCAAAGATTAGAATTTGGACAGCCGGGAGTAAAACAACAAgcctattttcttttctctttaaatCGTAAAAGTATTCTCACTGCATAATTAATTAGCTCATTGCAAAGCACGCCGTTATTCCATCACATTCCCCCGTTTCCGCCCGTGCTGATAGCGTCAGTAATGCTTTGCGCCATTTCGAGTTTTAATTTGGTCTCTCCGCTTGGAGCGTGGTCTTTTCGTCCTGTACTCCACAAAGACAGTCGTCTTTTGCGACCCACCCGCCTCCCCTGGTGGAGGTTGATCAAGCCCCTATATGCTCTTATCCTCGTTGCATGCCTACTGCCTCATCAGTCGCGGACTCTTCTAACTTAATCTTATGCGATGAGGTAATGAGTATGCAGTAAGGATATGGTACTATTGCTTCTATGAATATAATTAATGCACTCACAATTAAGAGGAGTGgatatgaaaacaacaaaaacaaaacagagagagaagaagaaaggGGAAATAATAAGTCTTCCCTCGATACGCATATAAAGTTACAAATAAAGGTTACAGAAACTTTGACCTCTATACTACGTATTGAATGTTCAATTTATTATGATATATGTATATGAAACGATTGATGCTGTTCGTTGATTTCCACAACAGGAGGAATATTTATACGGAGTCAATAGTATTGATCCGACCTTTTGTTAAGTAACCAAACAGTGGTATGTCCTTCTTAATCCAAAAACTCAGTTAAATGTTTCACATAAAAGGGCACCTCTGCGAGGAATGGTTGGTGAATGAAAATCTCTCTGGCAATTATTACCTCATGATTAACCTCGACTTAAATGTAGCCTGATGAACTTAGTTTTTTAAAACGACCACCATGTACACTCAATTCTGCGCAGCGCAATCCTCTACATAAACCGACGAGAGCTTCCCACTGAAATCAACTAAACTGTGACGGAAATTATTACTTGAAGCAAACAGATCCTGGCAAAAACAGAACTCTTATCTGAGTTAAACAGTCAAGCTACAATTTCATGTGACTGAAACAAATCACGCAGAGTTTCACTGTGATGGGTGGGACAGGTAAACTaatccgttttttttttcttcactcatCAATAATAGAGTTCTCCTTGTTCCCGTTTGTCAAATGCATAGTCATAGAAAACGACATCACActtaaaatcatttaaaatgaCCAACGATATCAGttgaataaacaaaaacgttttaaagggaagaaaaattcTCAACAAAAAGAGACCGTAAACAGTTAAAATTGGCAGATTAATGAAAGATTTCGAAAGAAGAATCTAGAACTGGATCGTTCAAAAGGATGCTTTTGTTACAAGAACACTCAAGCAAAATTACGCAAGAGAGACAATCATGATGTAAAATAATTGCATGCCGAACTTTAATGACTCAATTACCAGAATAAAATCTGAGTATATTCACTCTAAGCTCACATCCTTGGCTTCTAAATTGCCTTCAATTGGAAAGTGTTTCTATCAAGCGCACACTCTTCAATGTATTGAGACGATCAACATTGCCGCCTTTGTGCGAGAAGTCGCCAAGCGCTGCACAAGACTGATCAATGTACACGTAGAAGACGTGTCATCGTCCCACGTTCTATCGAGTGACCGAAAGGAGAAGTTTGCCCTTAATTGGAATCGCGGAGATACGTTAATCGTACCGTCTTCTCGCATTGGAGTTTAACAACATGCAAACACGCTGATCAACAGAAATGCACTACTTCActtacttttcattttcagtggTGTCGTCTCAGTGCCTTTACCAACTATGGGAAATAGTAACGAGAATGCGTTACTATAATAGCGCAGGTTACAAAGGGAGACCTTGCCTGGAGACGGCATCTGCTTGGTGAGTTTTCCTGGACATCTAGTTAACATTTAACTAATAGTATTCTCATTGACTGAGTCGAGTAGTTTGCAGTTTATAGTGATGACAAACAACGTTTGGGACGGGTTAACTCTCACTCAGTCTCAGAGTATAAAAATCAGACCCAACTTTGTTCTTGGAAACGAAAAACTTAttaagtgagctatgatcatcgcagttacgaagtcaatatatgaaacatttcatatatcacttcacatccattcttcacgggctcattagaactcacaaatcaCCACCTTCCAACGTAAGtaacttcatagctcagttggttagagcgtcgcaccggtatcgcgaggtcacgggttcaaaccccgttgaagtcctgactttttcaggcttctacacgcaattgcttaaattgcgttcgtaactgcgatgatcatagctcacttgatttcaaatccgcagttcaatatatgaaacatttcatatattcatatataacttcaaaaACTTATTCTCGCCATTTTGCACTTGGTGTGCAGTTCTAATGTTCAACAGCATTTCAAAATGCAGAACCCAGCCGCTGAATCTAGTAATTGTCCCAAGCCAGCTCAACGATATCAGGGCAAAACCAAGAATTgcattatttttgcttttaacaaggacaaattcaaacaattttttgagAGCTTATTACTTGTAAATTGCATTTCTTTGTCATCCACTGTTTTTGAAATGACCACATTTGAGTTTACGTGATGTGACTTAATGACgtcgtatttttaatttttttctttataattCTTCTCTCTGATTTCACAACCGTTTACTTTAGACACCTTGGAACAATTGGTTTATCATCGGATATCGCCACAAGGTGAAGTTGCATCTCGAATCGCTTTTAGCcattagagaggttaagcGGCATGACGTTCACGGAAAACGGCAAgataaaatttcctttttgcccAAACATGAAGAAACTTGATTCAATTAATctcctttcttgtcttttgACTAGATACATCGAGTTacttctcaaaagagtgagaaGTTGGAAAACGTAAGTTTTCATGCTTTTGTGACAACCAGCTTTCCACAGtttgtttgccgtttgccgtaaaagTAATCCTTAAACTCTCTAAAAATTGTCATCGTGTTTCCGTAAGCTAGGCTCTGGCAAACAGACAGATGGCCAAAGTTATCTCAAATGAATAGCGTCGTTAACAAAAAAGGATTTTGTCAGACACTTGAATGGTGAAATGTGACACCAGACAAAATATGCAATAAGTTCCGCAGGAAGCAATGAAGTGGcgataaaattaagaaaagttGGGTAGATATCGCTGCTAATTCTCGAGCACAAAGCAAACGAAATATTGGTTTTTTTGCTTGATGACTTTCGTATTTCACCGTTCCTTTAGAAACTACACTCACTTTATTTAGCTATGTGCCGTACGGATAAGTCCGTAATTAGGGTTATCAAATTACTAGCCGGCAGAATTGAAAGCTGACTtcgataaaaataattatttctataATTTTTATGCTCAATTCAAAACGGATTTCTGCATTTGCATTTAAGGCTTgattggttttctttctttattacAATTTCTATTTGCGCAATCAAACAGGCTAGAGGGAAAGGGTTTCTTGAGATCTCAACTTGAAGTGCGTGCAGCTGTGGCTAAAAGGTTTTCACAGAACCACAAAAGGTTTTCACAGAACCACAGAGACGTACTACTTCAGTTAGGCCAAATGACGTGAATGGCGTAGGAGTGTTTTCAATGCTGTTGAAATCCAGTTTAAAAAATCCAACCTAATCTCAGAACTGAAAGATTTTGGAAAGCAGCAACGATAAAAATACGATTTTTTAAACAGCGAAACCTCGTCCGAGGACATAATTCATTCATAAAAGCCACTACAGCTTACCTTTGCCCAACAGCTCACAAATGAACATTCAATAGCCTTCATCGCCCAATTGCACCGTTGATTCAACGAGAACAGAATCCAACGAAAAAGGAGCACGCATTACAATTAAACGCTACGTACATACAGTGTAGCTGTGGCAAAAGGAACCTGGCGAAAGATGACAGCCACACtggaaaacaaagattttcattACCCAATCAATTGCATTCTCAACGCATTTCTATGTTTTACCGCCATCACGCTAAACTGTATCACGATCCATGCATTGAGAAAAACTTCGTCTTTACCAAAACCACTGAGAATACTTCTCCTTAGCCTAGCGGTGTCAGATGTGGGCGTCGGTTTCTTAGCGCAACCTTTGTACTCTGCCTTGCTAGGCATTGCCTGGCTTCAAGGGacgaaaaataatttgaattacGACAGTGTCTACAATGCATTTATTACTTCTTTGAATCTGTTCTCTGCCGCGTCCTACACGGGCGTAGTAATTCTAGCACTCGACAGATTCCTGGCCATTCACCTTCATCTGAGATATCATGAGTTGGTCACTCAAGAGCGCCTCCTCGCTGTCGTAGTCTTAAACTGGGTTTCCGCCGCGATGCTCTCCTTCCTGAGGTTGCTGGTTTCTAAATACATCATCTACCGGATTTATGCCTTTCTCCTCATATCCAGTGTCATCATGACGTCAATTCTGTACTGCAAGATATACGCAACCACCGCACGTCATGCGAACCAAATTCATGTTATGCAAGTAGACTCGATGAGGCAGACTGGCCAGGTTGGGGATGCCGCAAGGCTGAGAAAATCCATCGCGGGGACGTTCTTGGTGTATCTGGCATTTCTTCTCTGTTATTTGCCACATTTTGCAACCTTCGTTGCTATCTTTATCTCGGGACCTAGTGACACTGTGCAGGTATGGCGAAGTTATGCCGTAACGATCATTTACCTCAATTCATCTCTCAATCCGTTGATTTACTGCTGGAAAATGAGGCAGATTCGACACACGGTCGTGGAAATGTTGAGGGCGAATGTTTTACGATGCCGCAGGCTGGAAATCACGCAAACAGCAAAACGCTCTCAAAAGCGTTCGTCAGAGTTCCCGATACCTAGCACGGTCAACATGAGGCGGGATGAACTACCTCGTTAAAGGGACTgcggttttgtttttgttttagcattttttgttttttcgctgtttggatcatttgcggttgtGATGGTGGCCAAATTAGtggcacaaaaaaaaaaaacgttgtcCAATCAATAgatggttttcactcacgtgacaAGCAGTCAAATTGATTGGACGAAACGGAAGAAACTACTCAGACACTTGAATATTCAATTCACATCATCAAGGGTCATTTCCGCCAATTAAGAAGGCCTCGATTTCCTTGTTTAGGCCCACAAATATGGccgcagtgacgtcacatgCAAACAATCTATTTATTCTGAAGAAATGATTGGGAAATGAATCACGAAAATTTGGAACCAAACGAGTTGACAAGGATCAAATTGCCCCTGCAAGAAAATACAAAGCTGTGTTCAGAATATTGACCCTTCGTTattgtttgatatcaaattttcgtaTTCTTGGAGAAACAATGGAATGAGGCCCGCCAATTTGCATTAGCCAACAGGGGTCGACTGCTCGACGCATGGTTAGCGGTAACCATTGGTTAACAAGTATCGAAACCAATACGTTGCTATGGTAGCTAACGCCGGTTAGCACAACTCCTTTCTGTCTCAAAAGGTTGGAAGCACGTTCTGTTAAAATCTTTCTTTGAAGGGATACACACattacatacatatatatacttTATTTAACCTCGACGTTAGAGTAGCTAAAGATAAGCTATTATCTTCGAGTTACAAGTAGGATCCTAAATACTACTAAATGTAAGATTGTAAAATTATCACATTGTAAAATTTAAGTATAAAAAGAGTCATACTGTAGGATCATGCGCTTGAAATCAGGGAAGTCAAACGTTCTAAAAGAATCGGAAGAGAGTTCCATAGTTTTGAAGCCATGTATAAAAAGGAGTGAAGACCATAAGTAGTGCTTTTTGTAGACGGTAGAAATGAAGCATAATTTCCGCGTAGACTATAGGATACAagtttcaagttcaagtttcaagtttcaagtttcaagtttattaaGTCTTCCAAAAGAATTAGTTACAATGAACACCGCCTGCAAACAGCGAGCTAATCTAGGCAGGCGGTTGTTAAAGACACACAAACACGAATTACTAGTTGAAGGCGTTAGAAAAGTCGAGTTTGaatacataaattatttgtcaAGAGAGGAAAAAGTGATGAAAAGTGGAGAAAAACATCAGTATGAGTTATGATTGAATTATAATTAAGAtgccttttttatttcagaaataATAGTGCTGGTGTCAGTATAACTGTCCAGAGATTCTAAAGTTTCAAATAgtaatgttttaattttctttttgaatatGTGCTTTGGTAATCTTCGGTAGCTTTCGGGAATGCTGTTCCAGATTTTAGCCCCAACGATGGAAAAAGAGTTTTTATGATGATTGAGCCTAGAATGATTAATATAGTAGTTACCAGAAGATGCTGAGCGGGTATTATACTGGTGTATGTCTTGTGTAGAAGTAAAAAGATTGCAGATATTTTGAGGTGCGGAGTTAGTTGTTATATCAAGCATTAAGGTTGACGAAAGTTTGAAGTatagcattgtgattggtaggATATTAGATTGTGCAAAATACGGAATCGCATGCGTTCTGAAAGGCAGAAAGTTGATCAAGCGAACAGCTCTCTTTTGGAGTATAAGAATTTTTTCTAAATGAGTTTTGGAAGCTTGTCCCCAGGCAATGAGGCCGTAAGATATATAGGgagaaattaaagaattatAAATACTTATAAGTGTTTTTAAAGGGACAAAGTGTCTTAGTCTTGAAATAATTCCAATATTTCTGCTGATTTTTAAAGCAATATAATTAATGTGATGTTTCCAGGATAAATGTTGGTCAATTATGACTCTTAAGTATTTAACATGATCCTTACGTTCAAGATCAAAGAACGTTTTAGTGCGGCTATCATAGACCTTAATGCGGATGTCAAAAACAATACGTTTTTGATATGGATGAAAGATTATATAGTTAGTTTTCTTAATATTTAACGAGAGTTTATTAGCGATTAACCAGCCGACGACCTTACTTAGTTCACAGTTGACAATAGTTTGGAGGGATTTTAGGTTTTTATCAGCGTATAAAAGGttagtatcatcagcaaaaaggtaaaaggtTAACTTGTCTGAGGCcatgaaaatgtcatttaCATAAATAAGAAACAGTAGGGGACCAAGTACACTCCCCTGAGGGACGCCGCAAAGGGTACTTTCCTTTCTAGATACGTGGGGACCTACTTGAGTGGTCTGGATTCTATTTGACAGATAGGAGGAGAACCAATCGTTAACTAAACCATGGATGCCGTAATGGGATAATTTATGAAGGAGGATAGAGTGATTGACAGTATCAAATGCTTTTTGAAGGTCAATAAATACACCACAGGAGAACATACCCTTGTCCATGTTTGATTGGATTTTGTTCACAATATCCAGGATTGCGTGCTCGGTTGAGCGCTGTTCTCGGAAACCGTACTGAGACTcataaaataaacaatgttTGCCAAAAAGGACTTTAGGCGGTTGTACATAATTTTCTCAAAGAGTCTATTAAAAACCGAAAGAAGTGATATAGGACGATAGTTCCCGGGTTCGGTTTCGTCCCCATCCTTAAATATTGGGATAATCTTAGCATGCTTAAGTTTGGAGGGGAAAATACCCCTTTGAACCGAGTTGTTAATAAGATTTGCCAGAGGGGCAGATATAATATGACGTGAACATTTAAGTAATCGAGTCGGCCACGAGTAAAGTCCATAGGACTTCTTTGACGGCGTAAGCATTATTTCAAGCTCGATTTCTGAAGGAAGAACAGAGTCAAACACAAAAGAGCAGGAAGGAACATTTAGTGGGAGGTAGTCACAAAAAGACTTGTCGCTGCTTGGTAGATCAGAGGCAAGTCGGTTTCCAATAGAAGCAAAATGGCGATTCAGTATATTAGCATTCTCTAGGGGATCATGGGATATCCCCTGGTTTAGAGGGCGTTTCAATGCCGTAATCACCTTCGAGTCTTTCTTTTTACGGTTGATCAAATCATTAATCCCTTCCCAGGTCCGCTTGAGGTTGTTTGTATTGtttagaaaataattatggAAGTAGATTTTTTTACTCAATCGAGTTaatgttgaaattttatttctatATATCTTAAAGAGTTTAATATTGCCCCCATCGAGAAGTTTATTTATACAGACCGGAGACTAAACATATTCCATAGATGGCCTGGATAGCGGGTAAAAAACAAGCTCTTGTACAATATAATTAAGAAAGTCTGAAGGCGTCTTTTATAGAGATTTAGAGTTAACTTTGCTAAGTAGGGAGTCATATAGAGAATTATAAGTCCCGCAAGATAAATCTAAGAATTCGCTTGTTTAAAGTTTCTATCTTCTCAGTACTACGCGCACCACAAAAGTGCCATATACGCGGACAACAGTTAAAATGTGGCATAATAAAAGCCTTATATATTGTTAAAAGAGCATCTTTAGAGATAAGTTTACGAAATCTTAGCATTACAATGCACTGACCGTTTATCTTGTTACAAATAGTTGATATATAATTGTCAAAACGCAACCTATCGTCAATATTTACTCCAAATATATCAAAAGAATcttttaatgaaaaagaaaagaagtggcCTTTTCCAAGACTACAGCCTGATGTTTCGTCTCATTTACAATCATCCCATTTTTGCGATACGACTCATTTGCAACTCTCACTTCCCGACAAATACAGTTCTCTAGAGCTACTGGGTCAACACTGATCGATGATCGTCCGCATATGCGTGAAGTTTACCTTGCGTAACCGAGTAAAACAAGGCGTTAatgaatatattaaaaaacaCTGACATAAATAAGTAATGTCATTTTGGGATCAAGCTAATTACTTTTACAGCTTCAGGCAATAGGGCTACATTTCTCTCTAGACGTTAAGTGCAGTGAAAGTTGACTTCAAAACTTGGAAATCCTTGGCTTCCAAGAGTCAAATGAAGATTATTTGatagtttttattattattattattattattattattattattactattatgaaAATACATCCAACTTTTGCACTTTATCTAATTAATTTCCGTATGTACAGCGTATacatgcaattttaaaaatctcaGCAACATCATTAACAAGTAAAAATTAGCGATAGGAAAGGTCGATGTTTCGGTGACATcatgaaaccattttcaagttcaaatgcATTAGATAAACCGTAAGATAACGTAACTTGCATAGTCCATTGATAGAGCAGTGAAAGTTGACGTCAAAAAGGTTGTTACCTCAGAGTTAACCTGGCCTAAAAGGTAGACTCAGGAactgagtttttcaaaacgaTTACTATGCACAGTCAATTTTAGCAGTGTCAAAGATGTGCGAACGGGCCGCTGTAAACCAACTCATTGCAtacatgaaaaacaagaaacgtttgACTAAACATCAAAGTGGGAATAAAGCGCAACACTCAATTGAGACACTGGGCGTTATGATGACAAACAAGTTCCTGGAGGCGGTGAACAAGAAGATGTTGTCACTTACATTTCTTTTAGACCTGTCCAAAGCACTTGAGAGTATACACCATGCCAAACTTTCAGTCAAATTGAGCTCGTTGGGGTGTCCAGTTAAGCACTAGAGTGGTCTAGGAGCTACATGCACGATCACCAGTATACACCAAAAACGTTGTCCGAGAGAACGGCGAATAGCAGTTTTCGAACGGAGACTGCATGaccgaaaggaactgtggtttccatatttggtatgcaaaaacaatgagttcTTCGCGAGGCGCAAAACTGatacacgacgtcgacggaagcgagaacgtcatctgaaaatgtaacttttctgttatcatttttcaattattcaaagtcattatgtttgaaaaatgtgttctaactaccctggaattaaattggaaccagcgcttgagacataagaagacaaaattgaacatttgtcatcatatgctcacgtcgtccccacaactgcaaaataggtcatttcacgtcgtagaaagaacgagaacgtctttaaaatgtcaaaagatgaaaaatgcacgtgcaaagcgtgcaaaaatactgtttttcattgtcaaatatgcaaatttgtggggtttttgttgccgtcgtcgtcgtggttgcttaagctccctactgtCGTACGAATGGCCAACTGGCCCTGGCTTAACATGACCGTTCACGAGAAAGTTAGAAATATAGCGTTCTACTGTCCTTTCACAAACGCCTAAGAAAAATGACGCCTCTGCCATATGACTCGCCATTGAAGGTCGGCGCTGTATGGAGCTGGCATCATGGAagattatttcctattaatattcaatacccacatttcttttcagtcgtgcaatcGCCGTTCGACAACTGATATTCGTCGCTCTCCCTGcatgacaacattttttgaaataggcgTATACACACCGAAATAGAATGGTGATGCACGGACTGCTCGTGCCAACATGCAGTCCATGTGCACGTGCAACGCCAAAGCACTCTCGTGCAATCAAGAAAATGATCAAAGTGCCACTGTCGTTACTCGAGGATATGCAAGTTACCGGAATAGTTTGAAATTGGCAGGCTGAAGTTTCTTTTATGCACTAGTCAGTGTGATATAATAGCTGGATAATGGTGTAACAGCACAGGGGCTTGATTTCTTGCGtggtcatttttaatttaaacagtAGGCGGTTGTGTGAGACAAGATCTGAAGCCGAGAAATGTTCGAAAACGGGACAGTTGCTTATAAAATTGCTTGGTATTCTATT contains:
- the LOC141874429 gene encoding adenosine receptor A2a-like gives rise to the protein MTATLENKDFHYPINCILNAFLCFTAITLNCITIHALRKTSSLPKPLRILLLSLAVSDVGVGFLAQPLYSALLGIAWLQGTKNNLNYDSVYNAFITSLNLFSAASYTGVVILALDRFLAIHLHLRYHELVTQERLLAVVVLNWVSAAMLSFLRLLVSKYIIYRIYAFLLISSVIMTSILYCKIYATTARHANQIHVMQVDSMRQTGQVGDAARLRKSIAGTFLVYLAFLLCYLPHFATFVAIFISGPSDTVQVWRSYAVTIIYLNSSLNPLIYCWKMRQIRHTVVEMLRANVLRCRRLEITQTAKRSQKRSSEFPIPSTVNMRRDELPR